Genomic segment of Truepera radiovictrix DSM 17093:
GCGAGGTGCCCCTGGGGGTACTTGGGGGCGCTTAAAGGCAGCACCACGTCTTGACCTTCGGGCGGGGTCGCGGGGACGTCGGCGAGGTTTTCGGCGACCGTCTGGCCCGTGACCGTCAGGCAGTCGCCGTGCAGCAGACCCGCCTCTAGGAGCATCTTCATGACGAGCGGAATACCGCCGACGCGGTGCAGATCGGTGGCGACGTACTTGCCCGCCGGTTTCATGTCGGCGATGTGCGGGGTGCGTTCGCGGATACGCTCGAAGTCGTCCAAGGTGAGTTCAACCCCCGCCGTGTGCGCGATCGCCAGAAGGTGCAGCACGGCGTTCGTGGAGCCGCCGACGGCCATCACCACGGTGATGGCGTTTTCAAACGCCTCCTTGGTCAGGATCTGGCGCGGGGTGAGGTCGCGTGCGATGAGCTTGAGCAGCGCCTCGCCGCTCTGGGCGGCGCTCTCGGCTTTTTCGGCGTCCTCGGCGGCCATGGTCGAGGAGTAGGGGAGGCTCATGCCCATGGCTTCAAAGGCGCTACTCATGGTGTTGGCGGTGTACATCCCGCCGCACGAGCCCTTGCCGGGACAGGCGCGGCGCTCGATCTCGCGAAAGGTCTCTAACGGGATGCGCCCCGCGTTGTATTCGCCGACCGCTTCAAAGGTGCTCACGATGGTCAGGTCTTGGCCCTGGTAGTGGCCCGGTTTGATGGTCCCCCCGTAGACGAACACCGCCGGGATGTCGAGGCGCGCCATGGCGATCATCGCGCCCGGCATGTTCTTGTCGCAGCCGCCGACCGCCAAGAGCCCGTCCATACTCTGCCCCCGGCAGACGGTTTCGATGGCGTCGGCGATCACCTCGCGGGAGACGAGCGAGCACTTCATCCCTTCGGTGCCCATCGAGATACCGTCTGAGACGGTGATGGTGCCGAACGTCTGAGGCATTCCGCCGGCGCGGCGAATGGCCGCTACGGCCGCCTCGGTGAGGTCGCCCAAGCCGGCGTTACACGGGGTGATCGTCGAGTGACCGTTGGCGACCGCGATGATGGGTTTGGTGAAGTCGTCGTCGGAAAACCCCACGGCGCGCAGCATCGCGCGGTTGGGGGCGCGCTCGATCCCTTCGGTGACGACGCGGCTACGGCGGTTCAGGGGCTTTTGGGGGGTAACGGTCATGGGGCCTCCGGGGGTAAGCCGCGCGCTGGGGCGCAGCGTTTAAGGTTCCAGTTTACCGGAGCCCCCCTGCGCGGCGAAAGCTAGAGGGGGCCCGCGCGGCGGCAGTAGGATAACCCCATGGACCGCGCCACCCCCCCCAACGTCCCCCATCGCCGCCTCAATGCGCTCACGGGCAGGTACGTGCTCGTCTCCCCACACCGCACGCAGCGCCCGTGGCAGGGCAAGGTCGAGGCGCCAGTGCGCGAGACGCGCCCCACCTATGACCCGACGTGCTACCTCTGCCCCGGAAACGCGCGCGCGGGCGGCGTCCGCAACCCGCCCTACGAGAGCACGTTCGTCTTCGTCAACGACTTCGCAGCGCTGCTGCCCGACCCGCCCGCGTTAGAACCCCCTACGGGGGATCCTATCTTGCAGTGGGAGCCCGTCCGCGGTGAAAGCCGCGTGATCTGCTTTTCGCCGCGTCACGACCTGACGCTAGCGGAGATGGACCACGCGGCGCTGTGCGAGGTGGTCGCGCTGTGGGTGGAGCAGCTCGGGGAGTTGGGTGAGCGTTACCGCTGGGTGCAGATCTTCGAATCCAAGGGGGCCATCGTGGGGGCGTCGAACCCGCACCCGCACGGCCAGATCTGGGCGAGCGACTTCTTGCCCAACGAGGCGCGCGCCGAGGACGCGCAGCAGCGCCGTTACTGGGAGGCGCACGGCCGGCCGCTCTTGGTGGACTACGCGGCGCTCGAGCGCGGCGGGGAGCGGGCCGTGGTCGAAAACGCGCACTGGCTGGTGGTCGTACCCTTCTGGGCGTACTGGCCCTTTGAGACGCTCGTCCTCCCCAAGCGCCACGTGCTCCGTTTGACCGACCTGACGGACGAGGAGCGGGGCGCGCTCGCCGACATTTTGAAGCGGATGCTCGTGCGCTTCGACAACCTCTTTGAGACCTCGTTTCCCTACCTCTCGGGGTGGCACGGGGCGCCGACGGGGGCAGGCTACGACGAAGACGTGCGCCACTGGCAGCTGCACGCGCACTTCTACCCGCCGCTGTTGCGCTCGGCCAGCGTGCAGAAGTTCGTCGCCTCGTACGAGTGGCTCGCCGAGGCGCAGCGCGACCTCTCGGCCGAGGCGGCGGCCGCGCGGCTGCGCGAGCTGCCTGAGAGGCACTACCGCGCGCGGTAGCCGGCGGGGTCAGGGGCGCGGGGCCTGCGGCTGGTCACGGGCTACGAGCCTGGCCGTGACCGCGTTGAATGACACTTGAGGTTTAATTTAAAGGCCGTCTTCCTCGACGATGACGGTGACTTCGTCAAAAGCGTCGAGCTCGCCGTCGGAGACGGTCACCTCGACGAGGTATTCACCTGGGTTCTCGAAGGTGTGCCGCTCGACGGGTCCCCCCGTAAAGCTGCGACCTTCGATCACCCACAAGTAGGTGAGCGGCGCCCCCTCCGGGTCGGTGGCGTTGGCGCGGAGTTCGACCTCTAGGGGGGCGGGGCCGATGTCGGGGAGGGCGACGAGGTTGACCTCGGGTCGCAGGTTGATCGGCTCGGGCTCGGGGGGTGGGGTGCGCTGGCACGCCCCCAAGAGCGCGGTGGCGATCGCCGCCCCCAAGATGTACCGCCCCCGCGCCGCGCTCTCGGGGGCACGGCGCGCCCCGTGCGCGCGTGACGTGTCACGTGGTCTTACCATCACTAGCTCCTTCTACTCAGCTTACCGCGTAGGGCTGCAAGTGGTGCTTTGGCATCTGGCCTCGGGGCAAGCACAGTGCAAGCGCGCGACCCCAACTTGCATAAAGACAAGGGGGTGTGTTTAGCTTATAGACACCGTGAGAGTTGGGCGGCGCGCTTAAGAGGGCCTAGCCCAGGGTCGTCGCAAGCGCCACTGGACGCGCTCATGCGAGGGGGGAGAGGTGCTGGCGGCGGAGCGCCACCGAGTGATACTCGACAGATTGGGCGAGGAGGGCGTGATTACAACGGCGGCGATCGCACAGGCTTTGGGAGTGTCCGAAATGACGATTCGGCGCGACCTCGCCGACTTAGAGCGCCGCGGTCTGCTGCGGCGCGTGCACGGCGGCGCTCAAGCGGCGCCCGGCGCCGAGATCCCCCCTTACGGTCAGCGGTCGCGGCGGCAACCCGCGGCCAAGCAGCAGGTCGGGGCGCGCGCCGCTGCGCTCGTGCGGGATGGTGAAACGCTCTTTCTGGACGCGGGGACGACCTGCATGGAGGTCGCGCGGGCCTGCAAAGACCGTTCGCTAAAAGGGCTTCACGTCCTGACGCACGCCGTGAATATCGCGGCGGAGCTTGCGGGGCAGCCGGGCGTCACCGTTATCCAACTCGGCGGCGAGGTGATCGGCAGGACGTACGCCGCTACCGGGCCGATGACGGTGTCGGCCATCGAGCAGTTTTCGTTTGACCGCGCCTTCGTGTCGGCGCAGGGGGTGCACCCCAAGTTCGGACTCACCTGTAGCAGCCTGCTCGAGGTCGAGATCAAGCGCGCGGTGCTACGGCGTTCACGCTACAACGCGCTGGTGGTGGACTCGAGCAAGTGGAGCCGCCAAGCGATGATCCGCTTTGCCGCGCTCGGCGAGCTGCAGGCGGTGGTGAGCGACGCGGGTCTCCCCGAAGAGGCGCGGCGCTCACTAGAAGGTGCCGGGGTGGAGGTCTTTGTGCCGCCATGAAGGCAGCCTTGGTGCAAGGCCGTGGCGCTGGCTTGGCCCGCGCCTTTCGTCCCCACCCTACGCGAACGCTCTGCTAAGTGTGCTCGACTCCACCAGGGGTGAGCGCTCAAAACACGTGAATCTCACGAGGAGGCCTACCGTGCGCAACCAGACCCTCGCCCTACTCGCCGCTGGCGCCCTGATGGGCGCGGCCTCGGCGCAAGAACTCACCTCCGTCGGCGTGAGCGTCGGCGACCTCGCCAACCCCTTTTTCGTGCAGATCGGCGCCGGCGCGACCGCGAAAGCGCGCGAGCTCGGCGGCGAGAACGTTCAGGTCACGGTGGTCTCCGGCAACTACGACCTCAACACCCAAACGAGCCAGATCGACAACTTCATCGCTGCCGGGGTCGACCTCATCTTGCTCAACGCCGTCGACTTCGAGGGCATTGCCCCGGCGGTGCGCCGCGCCAAAGAGGCGGGCATCGTGGTGATCGCCGTCGACGTCGGCGCCGAAGGGGGGGTCGACGCGACGGTGACCTCGAACAACGTGCAGGCGGGCGAGCAGGCCTGTCAGTACATCGTCGACCGGCTCGGCGGCGAGGGCAACGTGGTCATCATCAACGGTCCGCCGGTGACGGCGGTGATCGACCGCGTCGAGGGGTGCAAGTCGGTGTTCGCCGAGCACCCCGGCA
This window contains:
- the ilvD gene encoding dihydroxy-acid dehydratase — translated: MTVTPQKPLNRRSRVVTEGIERAPNRAMLRAVGFSDDDFTKPIIAVANGHSTITPCNAGLGDLTEAAVAAIRRAGGMPQTFGTITVSDGISMGTEGMKCSLVSREVIADAIETVCRGQSMDGLLAVGGCDKNMPGAMIAMARLDIPAVFVYGGTIKPGHYQGQDLTIVSTFEAVGEYNAGRIPLETFREIERRACPGKGSCGGMYTANTMSSAFEAMGMSLPYSSTMAAEDAEKAESAAQSGEALLKLIARDLTPRQILTKEAFENAITVVMAVGGSTNAVLHLLAIAHTAGVELTLDDFERIRERTPHIADMKPAGKYVATDLHRVGGIPLVMKMLLEAGLLHGDCLTVTGQTVAENLADVPATPPEGQDVVLPLSAPKYPQGHLAVLRGNLAPEGSVAKISGLKSTTITGPARVFDSEEACMAAIMGDRIRAGDVLVIRYEGPKGGPGMREMLSPTSAIIGKGLGDAVALITDGRFSGGTYGLVVGHVAPEAQVGGPLALVEEGDLITIDAPKRLLELHVSDEELARRRAAWQAPPIKYQRGVLAKYAKLVSSASRGAVTD
- a CDS encoding UDP-glucose--hexose-1-phosphate uridylyltransferase; the encoded protein is MDRATPPNVPHRRLNALTGRYVLVSPHRTQRPWQGKVEAPVRETRPTYDPTCYLCPGNARAGGVRNPPYESTFVFVNDFAALLPDPPALEPPTGDPILQWEPVRGESRVICFSPRHDLTLAEMDHAALCEVVALWVEQLGELGERYRWVQIFESKGAIVGASNPHPHGQIWASDFLPNEARAEDAQQRRYWEAHGRPLLVDYAALERGGERAVVENAHWLVVVPFWAYWPFETLVLPKRHVLRLTDLTDEERGALADILKRMLVRFDNLFETSFPYLSGWHGAPTGAGYDEDVRHWQLHAHFYPPLLRSASVQKFVASYEWLAEAQRDLSAEAAAARLRELPERHYRAR
- a CDS encoding PKD domain-containing protein codes for the protein MVRPRDTSRAHGARRAPESAARGRYILGAAIATALLGACQRTPPPEPEPINLRPEVNLVALPDIGPAPLEVELRANATDPEGAPLTYLWVIEGRSFTGGPVERHTFENPGEYLVEVTVSDGELDAFDEVTVIVEEDGL
- a CDS encoding DeoR/GlpR family DNA-binding transcription regulator → MILDRLGEEGVITTAAIAQALGVSEMTIRRDLADLERRGLLRRVHGGAQAAPGAEIPPYGQRSRRQPAAKQQVGARAAALVRDGETLFLDAGTTCMEVARACKDRSLKGLHVLTHAVNIAAELAGQPGVTVIQLGGEVIGRTYAATGPMTVSAIEQFSFDRAFVSAQGVHPKFGLTCSSLLEVEIKRAVLRRSRYNALVVDSSKWSRQAMIRFAALGELQAVVSDAGLPEEARRSLEGAGVEVFVPP
- a CDS encoding ABC transporter substrate-binding protein — protein: MGAASAQELTSVGVSVGDLANPFFVQIGAGATAKARELGGENVQVTVVSGNYDLNTQTSQIDNFIAAGVDLILLNAVDFEGIAPAVRRAKEAGIVVIAVDVGAEGGVDATVTSNNVQAGEQACQYIVDRLGGEGNVVIINGPPVTAVIDRVEGCKSVFAEHPGITILSDSQNAGGSRDGGLNVMSNLLTSFPDIDAVFAINDPTGIGADLAARQAQRTDFFIVGVDGAPDAEVALADENSLFVASAAQDPFAMAERAVEIGYEILQGNAPEEETILIPTELITRDNLDTYEGWTTE